TCTGGGAAAGCGTCCAGCGCTTCGCCCACGCCCTCCAAGCCACCGGCCTCGAACCCGGCGAACGCGTCGCCATCATGCTCCCCAACTCCCCCCAGTTCGTCATCGCCTTCTACGGCACCCTCCTCGCCGGTGGCGTCGTCGTCAACACCAACCCCATGTACACCCCACGCGAGCTCGCCTACCAGCTCCAGGACTCCGGCGCCCAAACCCTCGTCATCCTCGACCTCCTCTGGCCCCGCTACGCCGAAATCCAAAACGAACACCCCCTCAAAACCGCCATCACCACCGGCATCCAAGACTACCTCCCCTTCCCCAAAAACCTCCTCTTTCCCTTAAAGGCCCGCAGAGAAAAACGCTGGGTCCACCTGCCCCAGTACCCGTGGCGCCACGACCTCAAGACTCTACTCAAACGCCACGCCCCCACCCCTACCCCCGTCCCAACCGACCCCGACGACCTCGCTCTCCTGCAGTACACCGGCGGCACCACCGGACGCCCCAAAGGCGCCATGCTCACCCACCGCAACCTCGTCGCGAACGTCCACCAGATCCTGGCCTGGGCGCCCCAGCTCGAGCGCGGCCGGGAGGTAATCCTGTGCGTGCTGCCCTTCTTCCACGTCTACGGGATGACCGTGGGGATGAACTACGGGATCGCTCTAGGGGCAAAGCTCGTGCTGCTGCCGCGCTTCGAGGTCAAGGAGGTCGTGGAGGCCCTCGAAAAGCACAAGGTCACCCTCTTTCCCGGGGTACCCACCCTGTACGTCGCGGTGAACAACTTCCCCGGAATCGAACAGCGCAAGGTCGACACGCTCAAGGTCTGTAACTCCGGCGCGGCGCCCTTGCCGGTAGAGGTCCTCGAGGAGTTCGAGAAGCGCACCGGGGCCAAGATCGCGGAAGGGTACGGCCTAACCGAAGCCAGCCCCGTCACGCACAGCAACCCCGTGCACGGCACGCGGAAAAAGGGCTCGATCGGGGTGCCGCTTCCCTCCGTGGACGCCCAGGTCCTCGGCCCCGACGGCCAGCCCCTACCCCCAGGCCAGATCGGCGAACTCGCCGTCAAAGGCCCCAACATCATGAAAGGCTACTGGAACCGCCCCGAAGAAACCCAGCAAGCCCTCAAAAACGGCTGGCTCCTCACCGGCGACATGGCCCGCATGGACGAAGACGGGTACTTCTACATCGTCGACCGCAAAAAAGACCTCATCATCGCCGGCGGCTACAACATCTACCCCCGCGAGGTCGAAGAAGTCCTCTACGCACACCCCGCCGTCAAAGAAGCCGCCGTCATCGGCGTCCCAGACCCCTACCGCGGCGAAACCGTCAAAGCCTACGTCGTCCTCAAAGACGAGTACCGCGGCAAAATCACCCAAGCCGACCTCGAACAGCACTGCCGCGCCCACCTCGCCGCCTACAAGGTCCCCAAACAATGGGCCTTCAAAACCGAACTCCCCAAAACCGCCGTCGGAAAAATCCTCCGGCGGGCCCTGCGCGAGGCGGAAGCCGCGGAGGAAGAGCAAGCCACCTGACCACCCCAGCTTGGTGTTATTAAATCGCCCCCGCCAATCCCGGCGGGGGCGACGCGGGTGGGGGCGCATCAGACGCTCACGGGCCGTTCACGGCGCCGCGCGGCCTGCGCCGCAGCGAGCCGCGCGGTGAGCACCCGGTAGGGCGAAGCCGAAACGTAATCCAAGCCCAGCTCCGCCGCGAGGCGCACGGACCGGGCCTCGCCCCCGTGCTCGCCGCAGATGCCGAGCTTCAAAGCGGGGTTGGCGGCGCGACCGCGCTCGATCGCGATCCGCAACAGCTCCGCGACCCCCGCCGCGTCCAGCTCCGCGGTAGGGTCGAAGGCCCACCAGCGCGCCTCGAGGTACGCGGGCGCGAACGCTCCTGCATCGTCCCGGCTGATGCCGTAGGTGAGCTGGGTCAGGTCGTTCGTACCGAAGCTGAAGAACTCCACCTCCCGGGCGATCTCCCCGGCCAGCAAGGCCGCCCGCGGGGTCTCGATCATGGTGCCGATCGGAACATCCAAGCCGTAGGCCTCGAGAAGCGGGTCGATCAAGGCCCGCGCGGCACGCACCTCCTCCGGCCCGGACACCAGGGGGAGCATCACCTCCGGCCGGGGGTCCCGCCCCTCGGCCTTGAGTTCCCGGGTCGCCTCGAGGAGCGCCGTGAGCTGCATCTTGAGGATCTCGGGGCGCACCAGGAGCAGCCGGATCCCCCGGAAGCCCAGCATGGGGTTGGCCTCCTCCAAGACGCGCACCCGCTCGAGCAGCTCGGCCTCGTGCGGCTCGAGCGCCCCTGCGGCCTCCTTGCGCTCGAGGGCCACGCGGTCGGGCAGGAACTCGTGCAGCGGCGGGTCCAGGAGGCGCACCGTGACCGGCAGGCCGTCCATGGCCTCGAGCAGGCCCTTGAAGTCGGTCTTTTGGAAGGCGGCGAGGCGCTCGAGGGCCTGGGCCTCCTCCTCCGGGGTGCGCGCCAGGATCAAGCGCCGCACCCAGGGGAGCCGGTCCTCGGCGAAGAACATGTGCTCGGTGCGCACGAGACCGATGCCTTCCGCTCCGAGCTCGCGCGCTTTCCGGGCGTCCTCGGGGGTGTCCGCGTTCGCGCGGACCCCGAGCTTACGGAAGGGTTCGGCCCAGGAGAGGAGCCGGTCCAGGTGTTGGCTGCCCTGTCCCTGGACGAGGGGGACCGCCCCGGCGTACACGGCGCCGGTCGTACCGTCGATGGTAATGGGGTCGCCTTCCTTGAGCTCGAGGTCCCCGAGGCGGAAGGTGCCGGCCTCCACATCCAGGACCAGCCCGGACGCCCCCACGACCGCGGGCACGCCCATGCCGCGCGCCACGACCGCGGCGTGGCTCGTCATCCCGCCCCGGGCGGTCAGGATGCCTTTCGCGGCGTGCATGCCGCCCACGTCCTCCGGGGTGGTCTCGGGGCGCACCAGGATGACGGGCTTCCCCTCCCGGCTCCACGCTTCGGCAGCCTCCGCGGTGAGTACCGCGTGCCCGACCGCCGCGCCTGGGGAGGCGGGCAGTCCTTTGAGGTGTGGTTTCGGGGCCCGCGCGTAGTCTACGCGCGCCTGGAGGAGTTGCGGGAGGGTGTTGGCGTCCACCCGGTCCACAGCCTCCTCCTTAGCGATGAGCCCTTCCTCCGCCATCTCGACCGCGATGCGCACCGCGGCTTCTGGGGTGCGCTTGCCGCTGCGGGTCTGGAGGAGGTAGAGCCGGCCGCGCTCCACGGTGAACTCGAAGTCCTGCATGTCCCCGAAGTGGCGCTCGAGGATGGCGGCGACCTTTTCGAGCTCGGCGTACACGTCCGGCGCGTAGATCCGGAGGCGCTCGAGGGGCTCGGGGGTGCGGATCCCGGCCACCACGTCCTCGCCCTGCGCGTTGCGCAGGTACTCGCCATAGAGGCCCTTCTCGCCGGTGGAGGGGTTGCGGGTGAACCCCACGCCGGTGCCGGAGTCCTCGCCGAGGTTGCCGAAGACCATGGCCTGCACGTTGACCGCGGTGCCCAGGTCGTCCGGGATCTGGTAGAGGCGGCGGTAGGTCTTGGCCCGGGGGTTGTTCCAGCTTTTAAAGACGGCTTCGACCGCGCCTTTGAGTTGTTCCCAGGGGTCCTCGGGGAAGGTCTTGCCTTCCTCGCGGATGCGTTCCTTGAAGGCGTAGGCCAGCTCCTCGAGGTCCTCGGGGGCGAGGTCGATGTCCCGTTCAACCCCGGCCTGGGCTTTTTTGGCCTCGATCAGGCGGTCGAAATGCGCCGCGTCCACGCCCAGCGCGACCTCACCGTACATCTGGATGAAGCGGCGGTAGCTGTCCCAAGCGAAGCGGGGGTTGCCCGTGGCGCGCGCGAGGGCGGCCACCCCGTCGAGGGTGAGGCCGAGGTTGAGGATGGTGTCCATCATGCCAGGCATGGAAACCGGCGCTCCGCTGCGCACCGAAAGTAGAAGGGGGGGGCCTTCAGTCCCCCCAAAGCGTTTTTGGGTCTGGGTCTCAAGCCGCGCTACAGCGGCCTCGATCTCGGCCCATAGGCCTTCGGGCAGACCCTGGCCGGCCAGGTAGGCGCGACAGGCCTCGGTGGTCACGGTGAACCCTGGGGGCACCGGCAGGCCCAGCCGCGTCATTTCCGCGAGCGCGAAGCCTTTGCCTCCCAAAAGGTCACGCCCTAAGCCGTCCGCGGCGTCAAAGGCGTAGATCCAACGCATCACACGCCCTCCTCTCCCCTTCAGGGTAGCGGGGCGTGGAAACGTGGAAATGGTGTATACGAAGGGTTAGTACACCATCTACACCAACGCGCGGGCGCGCGCCACCGCCTCACGGAAGCATGCCACCGCCCGGTCCACCTCCGCTTCCGTGGTGTACCGCCCCACGCTAAACCGCACCGAGGCGCGGGCCTCCGCCCGCGTGCGGCCGATCGCCATCAGAACGTGGGAGGGCTCGAGGCTACCCGCACTACACGCCGAGCCCGAGCTCGCCGCGACCCCCAACAGGTCCAGGTTCAAGAGCAGCCCCTCCCCGTCCGCCTCCAGCACCGTGACGTTCACGTGCTTGGGACCGCGCTGGGTGGGGTGGCCGTTCAACTCGACGCCTTCCACCGCCAACAGGCCCCGCTCGAGCCGCTCGCGCAGCGCCGTCATGCGGGGCTGCTCCTCCGGGAGGCGCGCCACCGCTTGCTCGGCCGCGTAGGCCATCCCCACCACGCCGGCTAGGTTCTCGGTGCCCCCGCGCCATCCCTTCTCCTGCTTACCCGGAATGAGGGGGGTGAGCTCAAGACCCCGCCGCACATAGAGCGCCCCAGCCCCCTTGGGCCCATAGAACTTGTGTGCGCTGATCGAGACCAGGTCCGCCCCCACCTCGTCCACCCGGAAGGGGATCGTGCCGAAGGCCTGTACCGCGTCGGTGTGGAAGACCACCCCCCGCTCGCGGCAAAGCGCGGCGATCTCCCGCACCGGGTACAGGGTTCCGAGCTCGTTGTTGAGCGTCATCACGCTCACGAGCACCGTGTCCCCCCGCAACGCCTCGGCCACCTGCTCAGGATGAATCAGGCCGTAGCGGTCGGGCTCGAGACGGGTGACGGCAAACCCGCGCTGCTCGAGCCAGTGGGCCGCCCCCAAGACGGCCGAGTGCTCCACGGCCGTCACGACGAGATGCCCCCGGCCGCGCGCCAGCATCGTGCCCATCAACGCGAGCGCGTCCGCCTCCGTACCCCCTGAGGTGAACACAAGCTCGCGTGGGTGCGCGCCCAATGCAGCCGCGAGCCGCTCCCGAGCTTCCTCCAGGAGGGCTTTGGCCTTCCGTCCCACCGCGTGCACTGAGCTAGGGTTGCCCCAGACCTCGAGGGCCTCGAGCATGCGGGCCTTAACCTCGGGGTCTAGGGGCGTCGTGGCCGCGTAATCCAGGTAGATCATGGGGTTACGAGGGGTTGGGAGACGGGGGCGCCTCGGGCTCGATCTGAACGAGTTTTCGCGCCTCGATGAGGCGGCGTTCCTCGATGAGATCGCGGAGCGTGGTCTTGCCCAAAACTTCACGCATCGCGGCGTCCACGCGCTTCCACAGGTTCTCGGTCGAGCAGTGCCCCACCTGCCAGCACGACTCGGGGTCCTCGAGGCAGCTGACGGGCGCGAGGCTGCCCTCCATGGCCTCGACGACCTCGAGGGCGGTGATGTTCTCAGGGGATCGCGCCAGGCGATACCCCCCCTTGGCTCCGCGCACGCTGCGGATGAACCCCGCTCGGCGCAGCGCGGCGGCGATCTGCTCGAGGTAGTGCTGGCTGATCTCCTGCGCTTCCGCCACGTCTTTGAGCGGAACGGGCCCAGGCCCGCGCAATCCGATCTCTACGAGCGCACGCAGGCCGTACTGGGCTTTGGTCGATACCCACATGCCTCTATCTTAAACCCATAAAAGCCGGGTGACAATATATACTTTCTAGCGCCGCAGCAAGAGGGCCAGGAAGAACAGGGTCGCCTGCACCAGCACGATCGCCGCGCCGCTTGGAACGTCCCATCCGTACGAGATCCACAACCCCACCGGGGCGCTGATCACGCCGATCAGGACGCTCACAAGGGTCATCCCGTAAAAAGTCCGACTCAACAAGCGCGCCGTCGCTGCGGGAATCACCATAAAGGAAGCCACCAACACGATCCCCACCACCTTGACCGCCACGACCACCGTCACCGCGATCAACACGGTCAGGAGGTAGTCGTCCCGCTCCACCCGCAAGCGATCCGAGAGCGCGAGCTCCCGGTCGAAGGTTGCATAAGCAAACCGTCCCCACGCGGGTAAGGCCAAGAGCGTCCCCCCCACCACCCCCAGCACCACCCAAAGGTCCGCCGGCACGACCGCAAGGATCGAGCCGAACAAGTAGGCAAACGCGTCCGCGGTGTACTCTCGCCGCAAGGACAAGAACAGCACGCCCAAGGCCACCGCGAGCGAGAAGAAGATGCCTACGGCCGTGTCTCCCCCCAGCGCGGTGCGCGCCCGCACCCAGGCGATCCCTAAGGCCACCACCACCGTGAAGGGCACCGCGACCCAAAGGGGATTCGTGCCCAGCAAAATCCCCAGCGCCACCCCTCCAAACGCCGCGTGGGCTAGGCCGCTCCCCAGGAAACTCATGCCGCGCTGCACCACGAACACTCCGTAGTAGCTCGCCAACCCCCCCACCAGGATTCCCGCGATCAACGCGCGCTGCATGAACGGCAGACTCAAGGCTTCAAGCATCCGTTCCTCCCGCGTTAAAGGCCATGCGGTGCGCGTGTCCCACGTGCCCAAACGCTCGGCGCAGGCACTCCTCGGAAAGGGCCCGTTCCGGAGGTCCAAACCCGATCAACCGACGGTTCAACACCAGCACGTGCGAGGCGTGATGGCGCGCGGCCTCCCAATCGTGCGTCACCATCAGGATCGTCGCCCTCGTCTCTCGCTGGTAGGCCTCCAGCAACCGGTACAGGTCCTGCTCCCCGACCGCATCGATCCCGGTAGCAGGTTCATCGAGAAGCACCAGCTCCGGACGGCGCACCAAAGCGCGCGCCAGGTAGACCCGCTGCAACTCCCCCCCCGAAAGCCGCGCGAGAGGGCGCTCCACGAGGTGCGCTGCACCCACCCGCGCCAGCGCCTCGAGGGCCGCCGTGCGCTCCGCCCGCGACACCCGCATCGGCCACCGCCGCCGCAGCCCGCTCACGACCAGCTCAAAGGCCAGCGCAGGAAAGGTGCGGTCCAGGGTCTTGACCTGCGGCACGTACCCGATCCAGCCGGGCGGAACCTCCCGGGGCCGCCGCCCCAGCACCCGCAGGTGGCCCTGAGCAGGCTCCACCAACCCCAGCACGGCCTTGATCAGCGTGGACTTCCCCCCCCCGTTCGGTCCCACGATCGCCACAAAAGCTCCCTCCGGAACCGTGAAGGCAACGCGTTCGAGCGCCTGGTGGTCGCCGAAGCGCACGGTCAGGCCTCCGACCTCGAGGACCGGCGGACGCCGCTGCCCTGCCCGATCATCCCCCTTATTGAAAGAATCTTTCATTTTTCCTCCTGACACCCGGGGCACACCCCGTACACCTCCAGGCTATGCCCCTCCACGACGAACCCGGTCTCCACGGCGAGCAGCCGCTCCAGCAGGTCCAACGCGCACGCTTCAAACGGCACCGCCCGCCCACACACGCGACAGACCAGCGCGTGCCCGTGCCCCGGCCGCGCCGCGACGTAACGGTGCTCCCCGCACGCGTCATGAAAGCGCCGGAGCAACCCCAACTCCTCCAGCAACGCCACCGTGCGGTACACGGTCGCCAGCCCCACCCCCCGCGTCGCGAGCGCCCGGGCGGCCTCCGCGACCCCGGCCCCGCTGGGACGCTCCACGAACCAGTTCCACACGGCCTCGCGTTGCGGGGTCAGCCGCACCCCAGCCGCGCGCAAGGCCCGCACCAGTTCCTCTCGCGTGGGTCGCTTCCCGTCCACCACTAATGAAAAATATTATCACCTAGATCCGCGCTGGCCAACACCTACCCCTGCCCAAAGTACCGCATGAACCAGTCCTGCAACCCCACCCAGGCCGCCTCCCCCCCGCGCGGGAGGTAGGTCACGTCCCCCGGCTCGCGGCGGAACCAGGTGTACTGTCGTTTCGCGTACCGCCACACCCCCCGCCAGTCCGCCTCGAGGGCCTCCTCGAGGCTCCACTCCCCCCTGAGGTAGCGCACCACCTCCTTGTACCCGATGGCCTGTAGCGCCGTAGGCATCCGGGGATAGCGCTCGAGCAACCCCCGCACCTCCTCCACCAGCCCCCGCGCGAACTGCGCCTCGGCCCGCGCCCGGATCCGGGGGCGCAACCAGGCGCGCTCGGGCCAGAGCACGAGCTTCCTGTAACGAAACCGCGGTGCCCGTTTCGGAAACGCGCTCGGGGGCCTGCCCGTCGCGCGCAGCACCTCGAGGGCCCGCACGAGCCGCCGAGGGTTCCCCCGCACCCGCCGCGCGTCCAAGGGGCTTGCCGCCTCGAGCTCCCGCAGCAGCGCCTCCGCGCCCCGCGCCTCGAGCTCCGCCCACAGCGCCGCCTGCACCTCGGGGTTGGGCGGCGGGAGCGCGTGGTACCCCTCGGAAAGCGTGCGGATGTAGTACCCGGTCCCCCCCACGACGAGCGGGATGCGCCCTCGCTCGAGGATCCCGGCGATCGCGCTTTCAGCATGCGCGACCCACCGGATGACATCAAAGGGTTGGTCCGGCTCCACCACGTCGATCAAATGGTGCGGCACCCCCCGCATCTCCCCTGGCGTGGGCTTGTCGGTGCCAATATCCAGCCCCTTGTACACCATGGTGGCGTCCGCGTTCACGACCTCGAGGGGGTACTCCTGCCCGAGCCGAATGGCGAGAGCGGTCTTTCCGCTCGCCGTCGGTCCGGCCAGGATGGGAATCCAATCCTTCATCCATACCCATAGTACGCGCAGTACACTGGAATAGCGGCTGGAGGTGATTCGCTTTGTCGCTGGAACGGCTGGACCGCTGGGAAGCTTTGGAACGCTTGGGCGAACTCAAGAAACGCTTGGATGAACTCGCACGCCGCTACGCCGGCGAGGAAGGGTTCGGCCAGTGGATGCCGGACGTGGACATTCTGGAAGAGGACGACCACTACCTGATCCTGCTCGACGTGC
This region of Marinithermus hydrothermalis DSM 14884 genomic DNA includes:
- a CDS encoding RrF2 family transcriptional regulator, with the translated sequence MWVSTKAQYGLRALVEIGLRGPGPVPLKDVAEAQEISQHYLEQIAAALRRAGFIRSVRGAKGGYRLARSPENITALEVVEAMEGSLAPVSCLEDPESCWQVGHCSTENLWKRVDAAMREVLGKTTLRDLIEERRLIEARKLVQIEPEAPPSPNPS
- a CDS encoding long-chain-fatty-acid--CoA ligase, which codes for MQRPWYAHYDPGVPHEVEYPEVPVWHLLKESAERYGDLVALDFLGHRLTYRALWESVQRFAHALQATGLEPGERVAIMLPNSPQFVIAFYGTLLAGGVVVNTNPMYTPRELAYQLQDSGAQTLVILDLLWPRYAEIQNEHPLKTAITTGIQDYLPFPKNLLFPLKARREKRWVHLPQYPWRHDLKTLLKRHAPTPTPVPTDPDDLALLQYTGGTTGRPKGAMLTHRNLVANVHQILAWAPQLERGREVILCVLPFFHVYGMTVGMNYGIALGAKLVLLPRFEVKEVVEALEKHKVTLFPGVPTLYVAVNNFPGIEQRKVDTLKVCNSGAAPLPVEVLEEFEKRTGAKIAEGYGLTEASPVTHSNPVHGTRKKGSIGVPLPSVDAQVLGPDGQPLPPGQIGELAVKGPNIMKGYWNRPEETQQALKNGWLLTGDMARMDEDGYFYIVDRKKDLIIAGGYNIYPREVEEVLYAHPAVKEAAVIGVPDPYRGETVKAYVVLKDEYRGKITQADLEQHCRAHLAAYKVPKQWAFKTELPKTAVGKILRRALREAEAAEEEQAT
- the ppdK gene encoding pyruvate, phosphate dikinase, which codes for MRWIYAFDAADGLGRDLLGGKGFALAEMTRLGLPVPPGFTVTTEACRAYLAGQGLPEGLWAEIEAAVARLETQTQKRFGGTEGPPLLLSVRSGAPVSMPGMMDTILNLGLTLDGVAALARATGNPRFAWDSYRRFIQMYGEVALGVDAAHFDRLIEAKKAQAGVERDIDLAPEDLEELAYAFKERIREEGKTFPEDPWEQLKGAVEAVFKSWNNPRAKTYRRLYQIPDDLGTAVNVQAMVFGNLGEDSGTGVGFTRNPSTGEKGLYGEYLRNAQGEDVVAGIRTPEPLERLRIYAPDVYAELEKVAAILERHFGDMQDFEFTVERGRLYLLQTRSGKRTPEAAVRIAVEMAEEGLIAKEEAVDRVDANTLPQLLQARVDYARAPKPHLKGLPASPGAAVGHAVLTAEAAEAWSREGKPVILVRPETTPEDVGGMHAAKGILTARGGMTSHAAVVARGMGVPAVVGASGLVLDVEAGTFRLGDLELKEGDPITIDGTTGAVYAGAVPLVQGQGSQHLDRLLSWAEPFRKLGVRANADTPEDARKARELGAEGIGLVRTEHMFFAEDRLPWVRRLILARTPEEEAQALERLAAFQKTDFKGLLEAMDGLPVTVRLLDPPLHEFLPDRVALERKEAAGALEPHEAELLERVRVLEEANPMLGFRGIRLLLVRPEILKMQLTALLEATRELKAEGRDPRPEVMLPLVSGPEEVRAARALIDPLLEAYGLDVPIGTMIETPRAALLAGEIAREVEFFSFGTNDLTQLTYGISRDDAGAFAPAYLEARWWAFDPTAELDAAGVAELLRIAIERGRAANPALKLGICGEHGGEARSVRLAAELGLDYVSASPYRVLTARLAAAQAARRRERPVSV
- a CDS encoding cysteine desulfurase family protein, which translates into the protein MIYLDYAATTPLDPEVKARMLEALEVWGNPSSVHAVGRKAKALLEEARERLAAALGAHPRELVFTSGGTEADALALMGTMLARGRGHLVVTAVEHSAVLGAAHWLEQRGFAVTRLEPDRYGLIHPEQVAEALRGDTVLVSVMTLNNELGTLYPVREIAALCRERGVVFHTDAVQAFGTIPFRVDEVGADLVSISAHKFYGPKGAGALYVRRGLELTPLIPGKQEKGWRGGTENLAGVVGMAYAAEQAVARLPEEQPRMTALRERLERGLLAVEGVELNGHPTQRGPKHVNVTVLEADGEGLLLNLDLLGVAASSGSACSAGSLEPSHVLMAIGRTRAEARASVRFSVGRYTTEAEVDRAVACFREAVARARALV
- a CDS encoding Fur family transcriptional regulator, producing MDGKRPTREELVRALRAAGVRLTPQREAVWNWFVERPSGAGVAEAARALATRGVGLATVYRTVALLEELGLLRRFHDACGEHRYVAARPGHGHALVCRVCGRAVPFEACALDLLERLLAVETGFVVEGHSLEVYGVCPGCQEEK
- a CDS encoding metal ABC transporter permease is translated as MLEALSLPFMQRALIAGILVGGLASYYGVFVVQRGMSFLGSGLAHAAFGGVALGILLGTNPLWVAVPFTVVVALGIAWVRARTALGGDTAVGIFFSLAVALGVLFLSLRREYTADAFAYLFGSILAVVPADLWVVLGVVGGTLLALPAWGRFAYATFDRELALSDRLRVERDDYLLTVLIAVTVVVAVKVVGIVLVASFMVIPAATARLLSRTFYGMTLVSVLIGVISAPVGLWISYGWDVPSGAAIVLVQATLFFLALLLRR
- a CDS encoding metal ABC transporter ATP-binding protein — encoded protein: MKDSFNKGDDRAGQRRPPVLEVGGLTVRFGDHQALERVAFTVPEGAFVAIVGPNGGGKSTLIKAVLGLVEPAQGHLRVLGRRPREVPPGWIGYVPQVKTLDRTFPALAFELVVSGLRRRWPMRVSRAERTAALEALARVGAAHLVERPLARLSGGELQRVYLARALVRRPELVLLDEPATGIDAVGEQDLYRLLEAYQRETRATILMVTHDWEAARHHASHVLVLNRRLIGFGPPERALSEECLRRAFGHVGHAHRMAFNAGGTDA
- the miaA gene encoding tRNA (adenosine(37)-N6)-dimethylallyltransferase MiaA — translated: MKDWIPILAGPTASGKTALAIRLGQEYPLEVVNADATMVYKGLDIGTDKPTPGEMRGVPHHLIDVVEPDQPFDVIRWVAHAESAIAGILERGRIPLVVGGTGYYIRTLSEGYHALPPPNPEVQAALWAELEARGAEALLRELEAASPLDARRVRGNPRRLVRALEVLRATGRPPSAFPKRAPRFRYRKLVLWPERAWLRPRIRARAEAQFARGLVEEVRGLLERYPRMPTALQAIGYKEVVRYLRGEWSLEEALEADWRGVWRYAKRQYTWFRREPGDVTYLPRGGEAAWVGLQDWFMRYFGQG